TCGGCGAGGCATTCCCGAAGGGCGCGCACGGCAGCACGTACGGCGGCAACCCGGTCGCGTGTGCGGCCGCGCTCGCCGTGCTCGACACCCTCGAGGCGCAGGACCTGCTGGCGAACGTCCGCACCGTCGGCGCGCACCTCGCCGCCGGCATCGAGGGCCTCGGGCACCCGCAGGTGGCCGGCGTGCATGGCAGCGGGCTGTGGCGCGCGATCGAGCTGACCGCGCCGGCCGCGGGCGCGGTGGAGGCCGCGGCGCGTACCGCCGGGTTCCTGGTCAACGCCGTGCAGCCGGACCGGGTCAGGCTGGCGCCGCCGCTGATCCTCACCACGGCCGAGGCGGACGAGTTCGTGCGGGCGCTGCCCGGGATCCTCGACACGGCGCAGGCCGGAGAGCACGCATGAGGCACTTCCTGCGCGACGACGACCTGACACCCGCGCAGCAGCGCGAGGTGCTCGACCTGGCCGCGGAGCTGAAGAAGGATAGGCACGCGCGCAAGCCGCTGGCCGGGCCGCAGGCGGTTGCCGTGCTGTTCGACAAGCCGACGCTGCGTACCCAGCTGTCGTTCACCGTCGGCATCGCGGAGCTCGGCGGGCACCCGATGGTGGTGGACGCACGCCTCGCGCAGATCGGGGTGCGCGAGTCGGTCGCGGACACCGCCAGGGTGCTCGGCCGCCAGGTGGCGTCGGTCGTCTGGCGTACGTACGGGCAGGACCGGATCGAGAAAATGGCGCAGTACGCGGGGGTGCCGGTCGTCAACGCGCTGACCGACGCGTTCCACCCGTGCCAGATCCTCGCCGACCTGCAGACGGTGAGGGAGCACAAGGGCGAGCTCACCGACCGCACGTTCGCGTACCTCGGCGACACCTCGAACAACATGGCCAGCTCGTACCTGCTCGGCTGCGCCACGGCCGGTATGCACGTACGGGTCGCCGGGCCACCGGAGTACGCACCAGACGCGGAGGTGCTCGCCACGGCGTCGGGGATCGCCGCACAGACCGGCGGCTCGGTACAGCACCTCACCGACGCGCGCGAGGCGGTGGCCGGCGCCGACGCCGTCGCGACCGACACCTGGGTTTCGATGGGCCAGGAGGAAGAGAAGGAGGAGCGTGCCGCGCCGTTCCGGCCGTACAGCGTCACGGCGGAGCTGATGGCGGCCGCGCCGGACGCGGTGTTCCTGCACTGCCTGCCCGTGTACCGTGGCAACGAGGTGACCGCTGACGTCATCGACGGCCCGCAGAGCGTGGTGTGGGACGAGGCGGAGAACCGGCTGCACGCCCAGAAGGCGCTGCTCACCTGGCTGCTGGAGGGTTGATGGTTGAGCACGTGCGGTCGACCTGGCCCGCGACGAAGACCGCGCGGCAGCAGTACATCGTCGAGGTGCTGTCGCGCCGCGAGGTGCGCTCGCAGTCCGACCTGGCCGAGCAGCTGGCCGAGGTCGGCATCGCCGCGACCCAGACCACCCTGTCCAGGGACCTGGAGGAGCTCGGCGCCGTACGCGTGCGGAACACCGCCGGCGTGCTGGTCTACGCGCTGCCGGGTGAAGGTGGCGACCGCACACCGCGGGCCGTGCCGGATGCACCGTCGCAGGCGGGTAGCCGGCTGGCGAAGGTCTGCGGCGAGCTGCTCGTCTCCGCCGTGGCGTCGGCGAACCTGGTCGTGCTACGTACCCCGCCAGGCGCGGCGCAGTTCTTCGCGTCCGCGCTCGACCACGCCGAGCTGGACGACGTGATCGGCACCATCGCAGGGGACGACACGGTGCTGGTGATCGCCCGCGACGCCGACGGCGGCGGCGTGATCGCCGACCGGATGCTCGCGCTCGCCCGAGGCAACCGTCCGACCGAGGAGAAGCGGGAAGAGCATGGCTGAGCCCACCCGGCTGTGGGGCGGCAGGTTCGCCGGCGGCCCCGCCGAGGCGATGTTCGCGCTCTCGGTCTCGACGCACTTCGACTGGCGGCTCGCGCCGTACGACATCGCCGGCTCGGTCGCGCACGCGCGCGTGCTGCACCGGGCGGGCCTGCTCACGGCGGACGAGCTCGCCGGGCTCGAGGACGGCCTCGCGCGGCTGCGTACGGACGTGGCCGCCGGGGAGTTCACCCCGAGCCCGGACGACGAGGACGTCCACACGGCAATGGAGCGCGGCCTGCTCGAGCGGGTCGGGCCCGAGCTCGGCGGCAAGCTGCGCGCCGGCCGGTCGCGCAACGACCAGGTTGCCACCCAGTTCCGGATGTACCTGCGCGACCACGCGAAGGTGGTCGCCGGACTGCTGCTCGACGTGGTCGACGCGCTCGTCGAGCAGGCCGCCAGGCACCCGGGCGCGGCCATGCCCGGACGCACGCACTTCCAGCACGCGCAGCCGGTGCTGCTCGCACACCACCTGCTCGCGCACGTGTGGCCGCTGCTGCGCGACGTGGACCGGCTGCACGACTGGGACCGGCGTACGGCCGAGTCGCCGTACGGGTCGGGCGCGCTCGCCGGGTCGTCGCTGCGCCTCGACCCGGACTACGTCGCCACCGAGCTCGGCTTCGACCACGCCACACCGAACTCGATCGACGGTGTCTCCGCCCGCGACTTCGCCGCGGAGTTCGCGTTCGTGCTCGCCATGGCCGGCGTGGACGTGTCGCGGGTCGCCGAAGAGGTGATCATCTGGTCGACCGAGGAGTTCGGCTACGTCACGCTCGACGACTCCTGGGCGACCGGCTCGTCGATCATGCCGCAGAAGAAGAACCCGGACGTCGCGGAGCTCGCGCGCGGCAAGGCCGGCCGGCTGGTGGGCAACGCCACCGGCCTGCTCGCCACGCTGAAGGCGCTGCCGCTCGCGTACAACAGAGATTTGCAGGAGGACAAGGAGCCGGTGTTCGACTCCGTCGACTCGCTCGAGGTGCTGCTGCCGGCGGTGGCCGGCATGCTCGGCACGTTGCGGTTCGACGTGGACCGGCTCGCCGAGCTCGCCCCGCGCGGGTTCACCCTCGCCACCGACATCGCGGAGTGGCTGGTGGGCGGCGGCATGCCGTTCCGGCAGGCGCACGAGGTGGCAGGCGCGTGCGTGCAGGCGTGTGAGAAACGCGGCATCGAGCTCACCGATCTCGGCGACGACGAGCTGGCGGCGATCTCGCCCGCGCTGACCCCGGACGTCCGCTCGGTGCTGACCGTCGCGGGTTCTGTGGCGTCGCGGTCGGCGCGCGGCGGCACGGCGCCGGCGCAGGTGGAGGAGCAGCTCACCGAGGTGCGGGCCAGGGTCGCGGACGCGCGGACCAGCATCGGCGGCTGACACCGCTGGACGAGTAGCCTGCGGCCGTGAGCGACACCGACCGCCAGCTGCTGCCCAGGGAGTTCTTCGACCGTCCCGCGCTGGCGGTCGCGCCCGACCTGCTCGGCCACGTGGTGGAGCACCGTGCGCCGGGCGGGCTGGTCGCGCTCCGCGTCACGGAGGTCGAGGCGTACGAGGGCGCGGACGACCCCGCGTCGCACGCGTACCGCGGCCGCAGTGCGAGAAACGCCACCATGTTCGGCGACCCCGGCCACGTCTACGTGTACTTCACCTACGGCATGCACTTCTGCATGAACGTCGTCTGCCAACCGGCGGGCACGGCGTCCGCGGTGCTGCTGCGTGCCGGCGAGGTGATCGAGGGCGCCGAGCTGGCGCGGGTGCGGCGGGGTACGTCGACCGGCGACCGCGAACTCGCGCGCGGCCCGGCCAGGTTGACCGTCGCGTTGGGGGTCGCGCGCGAGGAGGACGGCGCCGACGGCTGCTCGGCCGCCAGCGCCCTGCGGCTGTGCCGGGGGAGCGCGCCGCCCGGATCCGCCGTCGCCACCTCAGCCCGTACGGGCGTCGCGAACGGCGCACAACAGCCCTGGCGCTTCTACGTCGCCGGCGACCCGACGGTCTCGCCGTACCGGAAGCACGTGCCCAAACGGCGTACCCCGTCGAACCCGTCCGCCTGAGGCGGGCGTCGCGACGCCGTACGCTGGGCACCGACCACAACCACCAGCGAGTGAGAAAGCTGACACGTGACGAACATCCTGGACGAGTTGCAGTGGCGCGGCCTGCTGGCCGAGTCGACCGACCAAGCGGCCCTGCGGGCCGCGTTCGCCGAGGGACCCGTCACGTACTACTTCGGCTTCGACCCGACCGCGCCGAGCCTGCACCACGGCCACCTCGTGCAGGTGCTGACCATGCGCCGGCTGCAACAGGCCGGCCACCGGCCGCTCGCCCTGGTCGGCGGGTCCACCGGGCTGATCGGTGACCCGAACCCGGACCGCGAGCGCACGCTGAACGACCCGGACGTGGTCGCCGGGTGGGTGGACAAGATCAAGCGGCAGATCGAGCCGTTCCTGTCGTTCGACGGGCCGCACGCCGCGCACGTGGTGAACAACCTCGACTGGACCGCGCCGGTGAGCGCGCTGGAGTTCCTGCGCGACATCGGCGGGCACTTCCGGGTCAACAAGATGATCGCGAAGGAGGCCGTGAGCGCACGGCTGAACTCCGACGTCGGCATCGGGTACGCCGAGTTCAGCTACCAGATCCTGCAGGCGTTCGACTTCCTCGAGCTGTACCGGCGGTACGGCTGCACGCTGCAGGGCGGCGGCAGCGACCAGTGGGGGAACATCACCGGCGGCGTCGACCTGATCCGGCGGGTGGAGGGCGCCACCGTGCACGCGTTCGCCACGCCGCTGCTGACCAAGTCCGACGGCACCAAGTACGGCAAGACTGCGGGCGGGGCGGTGTGGCTGGACCCCGAAATGCTTTCGCCGTACGGGTTCTACCAGTTCTGGCTGAACATCGAGGACGCCGACGTGCCCACCCACCTGCGTGCGCTGAGCTTCAAGCCGCGGGAGGAGATCGACGAGCTGGAGCGGCAGACCGTCGAGCAGCCGAAGGCGCGGGCGGCGCAGCGGGCGCTGGCCGCCGAGCTGACCACGCTCGTGCACGGCGCGAAGGAGTGCGAGAACGTGATCGCCGCCAGCCAGGCCCTCTTCGGGCGCGGTGAGCTGCGTGATCTCGACGAGGCGATGCTGACGGCGGCGGTCGCCGAGCTGCCCAGGGCCACCATCACGGCGGACGGGCCGGCCAGCTACGCGGAGCTGTTCGCCGAGACCGGCCTGGTCGGCAGCCGCTCGGAGGCCCGTCGGACGATCGCCGACGGGGGCGCGTACGTGAACAACGAACGGGTCACCGACGAGACCGCGGTGCCGGCCGCCGAGGACCTCCTGCACGGGCGCTGGCTGGTGCTCAGGCGCGGCCGGAAGACGCTCGCGGCCGTGGAGAGGGC
The window above is part of the Streptosporangiales bacterium genome. Proteins encoded here:
- the argF gene encoding ornithine carbamoyltransferase, with the translated sequence MRHFLRDDDLTPAQQREVLDLAAELKKDRHARKPLAGPQAVAVLFDKPTLRTQLSFTVGIAELGGHPMVVDARLAQIGVRESVADTARVLGRQVASVVWRTYGQDRIEKMAQYAGVPVVNALTDAFHPCQILADLQTVREHKGELTDRTFAYLGDTSNNMASSYLLGCATAGMHVRVAGPPEYAPDAEVLATASGIAAQTGGSVQHLTDAREAVAGADAVATDTWVSMGQEEEKEERAAPFRPYSVTAELMAAAPDAVFLHCLPVYRGNEVTADVIDGPQSVVWDEAENRLHAQKALLTWLLEG
- a CDS encoding arginine repressor, with the translated sequence MVEHVRSTWPATKTARQQYIVEVLSRREVRSQSDLAEQLAEVGIAATQTTLSRDLEELGAVRVRNTAGVLVYALPGEGGDRTPRAVPDAPSQAGSRLAKVCGELLVSAVASANLVVLRTPPGAAQFFASALDHAELDDVIGTIAGDDTVLVIARDADGGGVIADRMLALARGNRPTEEKREEHG
- the argH gene encoding argininosuccinate lyase; this encodes MAEPTRLWGGRFAGGPAEAMFALSVSTHFDWRLAPYDIAGSVAHARVLHRAGLLTADELAGLEDGLARLRTDVAAGEFTPSPDDEDVHTAMERGLLERVGPELGGKLRAGRSRNDQVATQFRMYLRDHAKVVAGLLLDVVDALVEQAARHPGAAMPGRTHFQHAQPVLLAHHLLAHVWPLLRDVDRLHDWDRRTAESPYGSGALAGSSLRLDPDYVATELGFDHATPNSIDGVSARDFAAEFAFVLAMAGVDVSRVAEEVIIWSTEEFGYVTLDDSWATGSSIMPQKKNPDVAELARGKAGRLVGNATGLLATLKALPLAYNRDLQEDKEPVFDSVDSLEVLLPAVAGMLGTLRFDVDRLAELAPRGFTLATDIAEWLVGGGMPFRQAHEVAGACVQACEKRGIELTDLGDDELAAISPALTPDVRSVLTVAGSVASRSARGGTAPAQVEEQLTEVRARVADARTSIGG
- a CDS encoding DNA-3-methyladenine glycosylase — protein: MSDTDRQLLPREFFDRPALAVAPDLLGHVVEHRAPGGLVALRVTEVEAYEGADDPASHAYRGRSARNATMFGDPGHVYVYFTYGMHFCMNVVCQPAGTASAVLLRAGEVIEGAELARVRRGTSTGDRELARGPARLTVALGVAREEDGADGCSAASALRLCRGSAPPGSAVATSARTGVANGAQQPWRFYVAGDPTVSPYRKHVPKRRTPSNPSA
- a CDS encoding tyrosine--tRNA ligase; translated protein: MTNILDELQWRGLLAESTDQAALRAAFAEGPVTYYFGFDPTAPSLHHGHLVQVLTMRRLQQAGHRPLALVGGSTGLIGDPNPDRERTLNDPDVVAGWVDKIKRQIEPFLSFDGPHAAHVVNNLDWTAPVSALEFLRDIGGHFRVNKMIAKEAVSARLNSDVGIGYAEFSYQILQAFDFLELYRRYGCTLQGGGSDQWGNITGGVDLIRRVEGATVHAFATPLLTKSDGTKYGKTAGGAVWLDPEMLSPYGFYQFWLNIEDADVPTHLRALSFKPREEIDELERQTVEQPKARAAQRALAAELTTLVHGAKECENVIAASQALFGRGELRDLDEAMLTAAVAELPRATITADGPASYAELFAETGLVGSRSEARRTIADGGAYVNNERVTDETAVPAAEDLLHGRWLVLRRGRKTLAAVERAR